Proteins encoded in a region of the Panicum hallii strain FIL2 chromosome 3, PHallii_v3.1, whole genome shotgun sequence genome:
- the LOC112884755 gene encoding arabinogalactan protein 16-like: MARATPFGLAVVAALVFAVAMPALAAAQAPAPAPTSDGTSIDQGIAYLLMIVALVLTYLIHPLDASSAYKLF, encoded by the exons ATGGCAAGAGCCACTCCGTTCGGTCTCGCCGTCGTGGCGGCGCTCGTCTTCGCCGTCGCCATgccggccctcgccgccgcgcaggcccccgcgccggcgcccaCCAGCGACG GCACGTCGATTGACCAGGGCATCGCGTACCTGCTGATGATCGTCGCCCTCGTGCTCACCTACCTCATCCACCCCCTCGACGCATCCTCCGCGTACAAGCTCTTCTGA
- the LOC112884754 gene encoding ubiquitin-conjugating enzyme E2-17 kDa-like — MGSRLGFPLFGLKPLGPTRCGSQGKLLEPQKRHGPTRLGSLFPPILFLFSPTPRLAPPALRVLSPRYELFADSSPPGLESAAMASKRILKELKDLQKDPPTSCSAGPVGEDMFHWQATIMGPSDSPYAGGVFLVSIHFPPDYPFKPPKVAFKTKVFHPNINSNGSICLDVLKEQWSPALTVSKVLLSICSLLTDPNPDDPLVPEIAHMYKVDRSKYETTARSWTQKYAMG, encoded by the exons ATGGGCTCGCGGTTGGGCTTTCCACTGTTCGGCCTCAAGCCGCTGGGACCCACCCGTTGTGGGTCCCAGGGAAAGCTTCTGGAGCCACAGAAAAGGCACGGGCCCACACGCCTAGGTTCTCTCTTTCCCCCaatcctcttcctcttctcgcCGACCCCCCGACTGGCCCCGCCGGCCCTGCGTGTTCTCTCGCCCCGCTACGAACTCTTTGCCGATTCCTCTCCACCAG GTCTCGAgtcggcggcgatggcgtcGAAGCGGATCCTGAAGGAGCTCAAGGACCTGCAGAAGGATCCCCCCACATCCTGCAGCGCAG GTCCCGTAGGAGAGGATATGTTCCATTGGCAGGCAACAATCATGGGTCCTTCAGATAGTCCCTATGCAGGTGGCGTGTTTCTGGTTTCGATCCACTTCCCTCCGGATTATCCATTCAAGCCACCAAAG GTTGCTTTCAAGACAAAGGTCTTCCATCCAAATATCAACAGCAATGGAAGCATCTGCCTCGATGTCCTGAAAGAGCAGTGGAGCCCAGCATTAACTGTTTCCAAG GTGCTACTTTCAATCTGTTCGCTATTGACAGACCCAAACCCTGATGATCCGCTGGTTCCCGAGATAGCTCACATGTACAAGGTGGACCGAAGTAAGTACGAGACCACTGCGAGGAGCTGGACCCAGAAGTATGCAATGGGTTAG